The Hyphomonas sediminis genome contains a region encoding:
- the lptG gene encoding LPS export ABC transporter permease LptG encodes MPLFSSIQRYILRECLSGLVLVLGILLLAIVMIDVVEQLRTVGGDVEITLLDALRLSAMKLPMIVEQTLPFALLAATMLAFTRLNRRSELSIIRASGLSAWRFLTPVIVLGVVLGLFSAMLLNPFATRLTQSFEAERARLLNIGRGTVAVADTGIWLRQGDDASQYVIHANRVEDGGRTLLGVKIIEEQRLYNGRQPTNDFAFVRRIDAERAVLNDGFWQLEDLVENVPNQLPERRATLALPTSLDAVRLLDEFASPNTVGFWQLPRFISETKAAGLDTSRFTMRWFSLTATPVLFTAMALIGALACLRLQRLGGTSRLLATGVMAAIGLYFFTQFSSSLGATGAAPALVAAWAPPLFVLFVSLAFIAYREDG; translated from the coding sequence ATGCCCCTGTTTTCCAGCATCCAGCGCTATATCCTGCGCGAATGCCTCTCCGGGCTGGTGCTCGTGCTGGGCATCCTGCTGCTGGCGATCGTGATGATCGACGTGGTGGAGCAGCTGCGCACGGTGGGCGGGGATGTGGAGATCACGCTGCTGGACGCGCTGCGCCTGTCGGCAATGAAGCTGCCGATGATTGTGGAGCAGACCCTGCCCTTTGCCCTGCTGGCGGCGACGATGCTGGCCTTTACCCGGCTCAACCGGCGCTCCGAGCTGTCGATCATCCGGGCGAGCGGGCTGTCGGCCTGGCGGTTCCTGACGCCGGTGATCGTGCTGGGCGTGGTGCTGGGCCTGTTCTCTGCGATGCTGCTGAACCCGTTCGCGACGCGGCTGACACAGTCTTTCGAAGCCGAGCGGGCGCGCCTGCTGAACATTGGCCGGGGCACGGTGGCAGTGGCCGATACCGGCATCTGGCTGCGCCAGGGCGATGATGCCAGCCAGTATGTGATCCACGCCAACCGCGTGGAGGATGGCGGGCGGACCCTGCTGGGTGTGAAGATCATCGAGGAGCAGCGCCTCTATAACGGGCGCCAGCCGACCAATGATTTTGCGTTCGTGCGCCGGATCGACGCGGAACGGGCCGTCCTGAATGACGGCTTCTGGCAGCTGGAAGACCTCGTGGAGAACGTGCCCAACCAGCTGCCCGAGCGGCGGGCGACGCTGGCGCTGCCGACCTCGCTGGACGCGGTGCGCCTGCTGGACGAGTTCGCCTCGCCCAATACGGTCGGTTTCTGGCAGCTGCCGCGCTTCATCAGCGAGACGAAGGCCGCCGGACTGGACACTTCGCGCTTTACGATGCGCTGGTTCAGCCTGACGGCGACCCCGGTGCTATTTACCGCAATGGCTCTTATCGGGGCCCTCGCCTGCCTGCGGCTGCAACGCCTGGGCGGCACCTCGCGCCTGCTGGCCACGGGGGTCATGGCGGCCATTGGGCTTTATTTCTTCACGCAATTTTCCTCCAGCCTGGGGGCCACCGGGGCCGCGCCGGCGCTGGTGGCCGCCTGGGCGCCG